In the genome of Longimicrobium sp., one region contains:
- the rpsU gene encoding 30S ribosomal protein S21 yields MVEIELGENDRLDWALKQFRRRMIRSGLFKDMRRKRFFEKPSEARKAKTKAAQRRRAKDRRNARRAATL; encoded by the coding sequence GTGGTCGAGATCGAGCTTGGCGAGAACGATCGCCTGGACTGGGCCCTCAAGCAGTTCCGCCGCCGCATGATCCGCTCGGGGCTGTTCAAGGACATGCGCCGCAAGCGGTTCTTCGAGAAGCCCAGCGAGGCTCGCAAGGCCAAGACGAAGGCCGCACAGCGCCGCCGCGCCAAGGACCGGCGCAACGCCCGCCGCGCCGCAACGCTG
- a CDS encoding HU family DNA-binding protein encodes MNKSEFIDAVADKAELTRAAAARVVDAIFDTASGAISEAVHAAGSLSIPGFGKFTRRTRASRTGRNPRTGTEIKIPERTTVSFSAGRGLKEQRSTSRRKSPLATAAGAAAGAALGAAAAGAASRSGGSRKSSSRSGGTTSGSSSSRSSGSKSSGGSSSGSRSTASKSGGSSSKSSGSKSSGSKSSGGGSSSKSSGSKSGGGSSSKSGGSSGGSSSKSGGSSSSKSGGSSSSKSGGSSSKSGGSSSKSSGSKSGGSKSAGSKSSGAKSSARKNS; translated from the coding sequence ATGAACAAGTCGGAGTTCATCGACGCAGTGGCCGACAAGGCCGAACTCACCAGGGCAGCGGCGGCGCGCGTGGTGGATGCGATCTTCGACACCGCGTCGGGCGCCATCTCCGAGGCAGTGCATGCCGCGGGGTCGCTGTCCATTCCCGGCTTCGGGAAGTTCACCCGCCGCACCCGCGCCTCGCGCACCGGGCGCAATCCACGCACGGGGACCGAGATCAAGATTCCCGAGCGCACCACCGTGAGCTTCAGCGCCGGGCGCGGGCTGAAGGAGCAGCGCAGCACCTCGCGCCGCAAGTCGCCGCTGGCCACGGCGGCGGGCGCGGCGGCCGGCGCGGCGCTGGGCGCGGCCGCGGCAGGGGCGGCCAGCCGGTCCGGCGGCTCTCGCAAGTCTTCGTCGCGCTCGGGCGGAACCACCAGCGGCTCGTCCTCGTCGCGCAGCAGCGGCAGCAAGAGCAGCGGCGGCTCGTCGTCCGGCTCGCGCAGCACGGCATCGAAGAGCGGCGGCTCGTCGTCGAAGAGCAGCGGGTCCAAGAGCAGCGGGTCCAAGAGCAGCGGCGGTGGCTCGTCGTCCAAGAGCAGCGGCTCCAAGAGCGGCGGCGGCTCGTCGTCGAAGAGCGGCGGATCGTCCGGCGGCTCGTCGTCGAAGAGCGGCGGATCGTCTTCCTCCAAGAGCGGCGGATCGTCTTCCTCCAAGAGCGGCGGGTCTTCCTCGAAGAGCGGCGGATCGTCATCCAAGAGCAGCGGTTCCAAGAGCGGCGGGTCGAAGAGCGCCGGGTCAAAGAGCAGCGGCGCGAAGAGCAGCGCCCGCAAGAACTCCTGA